One window of Rhizobium leguminosarum genomic DNA carries:
- a CDS encoding flotillin family protein: MMYDILLPAGIAIVLIFGIGFVLASLYTRSSRDEAYVRTGLGGQKVVLDGGSVVLPIFHSTARVNLKTLRLEVRRGEGDALITKDRMRVDIGAEFYVRVKPDASSIALAAQTLGNRTNDAEALRILIEAKFVDGLRSVAATMNLDALQEQRMDFVKAVQEAVGADLQSNGLELESVSLTRLDQTDIKHFNANNFFDAQGLAALTRITEGRKKERNEIVRDTEVAIAQKDLEARQQSLTIDRTKREAELSQERDIANKSAATRAETAQQEQAAKRAEEEARIASEQAIAEREAAAKQARESANIDAARAVQQRETEAKRDLQIVAQESAIAVANKSREESEAKAAAETARALAIAAEEKVGTAKAIEIAEREKQIAVIDARKKAETEATAVTVGAEAEKQAAIDQAEAIKTLAIAEADAAIIKAKGILETGKAQAESEALLNEARNKLSQTIIEFEITRERIRIIPEALAEAVKPIEKISDIRIFDTGGMLGRGNGANGDSGIGLGEGLAGQLLSYQANKPILDRLLKEAGFEGDNAISSLLGNLDGAKPAKPVAAPVKPAIPAAPPATPATSAAAAAKPIAPSAPKKD; encoded by the coding sequence ATGATGTATGACATTCTTCTACCGGCCGGCATTGCAATCGTTCTGATCTTCGGCATCGGTTTTGTCCTCGCCTCCCTGTACACACGCTCCAGCCGTGACGAAGCCTATGTGCGCACCGGCCTCGGCGGCCAGAAAGTCGTGCTCGACGGCGGTTCGGTCGTCTTGCCGATCTTCCATTCCACCGCCAGGGTGAACCTGAAGACGCTGCGGCTGGAAGTCCGCCGCGGCGAAGGCGACGCGCTGATCACCAAGGACCGCATGCGCGTCGATATCGGCGCCGAGTTCTATGTGCGCGTCAAACCCGATGCCTCCTCGATTGCGCTTGCCGCCCAGACACTCGGCAACCGCACCAACGATGCCGAGGCGCTTCGTATCCTGATCGAAGCAAAATTCGTCGACGGCCTTCGCTCGGTGGCCGCGACGATGAATCTCGACGCGCTGCAGGAACAGCGCATGGACTTCGTCAAGGCCGTGCAGGAAGCCGTCGGCGCCGATCTCCAGTCGAACGGCCTCGAGCTCGAATCCGTGTCCCTGACCCGCCTCGACCAGACCGACATCAAGCACTTCAACGCCAACAATTTCTTCGATGCGCAAGGTCTAGCGGCATTGACCCGCATCACCGAGGGTCGCAAGAAGGAGCGAAACGAGATCGTTCGCGATACCGAAGTCGCCATCGCCCAGAAGGATCTGGAGGCCCGCCAGCAGTCGCTGACCATCGACCGGACCAAACGCGAAGCCGAACTCAGCCAGGAACGCGACATCGCCAACAAATCCGCGGCGACGCGCGCCGAAACCGCCCAGCAGGAGCAGGCGGCAAAACGCGCCGAGGAAGAAGCCCGCATCGCCTCCGAACAGGCGATCGCCGAACGCGAGGCAGCCGCCAAGCAGGCCCGCGAAAGCGCCAACATCGACGCGGCCCGCGCTGTCCAGCAACGCGAAACCGAAGCCAAGCGCGACCTTCAGATCGTGGCGCAGGAAAGCGCGATCGCCGTTGCCAACAAGAGCCGTGAGGAGTCCGAGGCCAAGGCCGCCGCAGAAACCGCCCGGGCACTCGCGATCGCGGCGGAGGAAAAAGTGGGCACGGCCAAGGCGATCGAAATCGCCGAGCGCGAAAAACAGATTGCCGTGATCGACGCCCGCAAGAAAGCCGAAACCGAAGCGACCGCCGTAACCGTCGGCGCCGAGGCCGAGAAGCAGGCGGCAATCGACCAGGCCGAAGCGATCAAGACGCTGGCGATCGCCGAAGCGGATGCGGCGATCATCAAGGCCAAGGGCATCCTCGAAACCGGCAAGGCTCAAGCCGAAAGCGAGGCTTTGCTCAACGAAGCCCGCAACAAGCTGAGCCAGACCATCATCGAGTTCGAGATCACTCGCGAACGTATCCGCATCATTCCCGAGGCGCTTGCCGAGGCAGTCAAGCCGATCGAAAAGATCTCCGATATCAGGATCTTCGATACTGGCGGCATGCTCGGCCGCGGAAACGGCGCGAACGGCGACAGCGGCATCGGTCTCGGCGAAGGCTTGGCCGGCCAGCTCCTCTCCTATCAGGCCAACAAGCCGATCCTCGACAGATTGCTGAAAGAGGCCGGTTTCGAAGGCGACAACGCCATCTCATCCCTCCTTGGGAATCTCGATGGCGCAAAACCGGCAAAGCCGGTTGCGGCTCCGGTAAAGCCGGCAATACCGGCCGCGCCTCCGGCAACGCCGGCAACATCGGCCGCAGCCGCGGCAAAACCGATCGCCCCTTCGGCACCGAAGAAGGACTGA
- a CDS encoding phosphatase PAP2/dual specificity phosphatase family protein has product MEKARSTFSPAAPVPKRAALWLVFLAPFFYLSYGGANWLASQRAHVPNLAFAWESAIPFLGWTIIPYWSINLFYALCLFINTTPRDVDRLARRYLAIQIVAVACFVAFPLEATFVRPATSGLTGFMFAVLGGFDKPFNQAPSLHIALLVVIWDHLRSRLPRKARLLWHLWCLLIGVSVLTTWQHHVIDIPTGMLLGLSAIWLFPRDAGSPLANFAMSGDPKSRRLGIYYLCGAVAFLGLGALCIPLSAAALLLLWPAVALAIVAVGYFGAGPQIFQKRVDGRATLTSRWLLAPYRLGALINIRLWTWRMPASVVIADGVHLGRFPRRQEADRFATVIDMTGELQRPDGTLARWCSFPTLDLAALDKIQTFAAANLVEAARQQGPVLVCCALGFQRSACVIVRWLLISRRCENPAQALRLIERAGWRVHLPAESVDAVTEGLQ; this is encoded by the coding sequence GTGGAGAAGGCACGTTCTACTTTTTCCCCGGCAGCACCGGTCCCGAAGCGGGCGGCGCTCTGGCTCGTCTTCCTGGCGCCGTTCTTCTATCTGAGCTATGGCGGCGCCAATTGGCTGGCATCGCAACGCGCTCATGTGCCGAACCTCGCCTTCGCATGGGAAAGCGCCATTCCGTTCCTCGGATGGACTATCATTCCCTATTGGTCGATCAATCTGTTCTATGCGCTCTGCCTGTTCATCAACACGACGCCGCGCGATGTGGATAGGCTCGCGAGGCGTTATCTGGCGATCCAGATAGTAGCTGTCGCCTGCTTTGTCGCGTTTCCACTCGAAGCGACCTTCGTGCGGCCGGCAACGAGCGGCCTGACCGGCTTCATGTTCGCCGTCCTTGGCGGCTTCGATAAGCCGTTCAACCAGGCGCCGTCGCTGCATATCGCGCTCCTGGTGGTGATCTGGGATCATCTGCGCAGCCGGCTGCCACGGAAGGCACGGCTTCTCTGGCACCTCTGGTGCCTCCTGATCGGTGTCTCCGTACTGACCACGTGGCAGCATCACGTCATCGACATACCGACCGGCATGCTGCTCGGCCTGTCTGCCATCTGGCTTTTTCCGCGCGATGCCGGTTCGCCTCTCGCGAACTTTGCGATGAGCGGTGATCCAAAGTCGCGCCGTCTCGGCATCTACTATCTGTGCGGCGCCGTCGCATTTCTCGGCCTTGGAGCGCTCTGCATTCCTCTATCGGCCGCAGCGCTTCTGTTGCTCTGGCCGGCTGTTGCGCTGGCGATCGTCGCAGTTGGATATTTCGGCGCCGGCCCGCAGATATTCCAGAAACGCGTCGATGGCCGGGCCACGCTTACCAGCCGCTGGCTACTGGCCCCCTACCGGCTCGGTGCTCTCATCAACATTCGGCTTTGGACCTGGAGAATGCCGGCTTCTGTGGTGATTGCCGACGGCGTCCATCTCGGTCGTTTTCCGCGTCGCCAAGAGGCCGACCGTTTTGCCACGGTGATCGACATGACCGGCGAACTTCAGCGTCCCGACGGGACACTCGCGCGCTGGTGCAGCTTTCCCACCCTTGATCTTGCAGCCCTCGACAAGATCCAGACGTTCGCCGCGGCGAACCTCGTCGAGGCTGCGCGCCAGCAGGGACCGGTGCTCGTCTGCTGTGCGCTGGGTTTCCAGCGGAGCGCCTGCGTCATCGTGCGTTGGCTGCTCATCAGCCGGCGTTGCGAAAATCCAGCCCAAGCGCTGCGGCTGATCGAACGGGCGGGGTGGCGCGTTCATCTGCCGGCGGAAAGTGTCGATGCGGTAACGGAGGGCTTGCAATGA
- a CDS encoding metallophosphoesterase family protein → MRFAAIADIHGNHLALEAVLADIRAEGIEEIVNLGDFFSGPLEAGQTAELLMPLGLTSVCGNHDRYLIEQDPAVMHASDASAYRQLTPAHRDWIRSLPFDTVYRGEAYLCHATPKDDNLYWLEAVSPEGFVFLKPIEAIEALAEGIDLPLILCGHSHLPRAVRLSDGRLIVNPGSVGCPAYDDVLPYYHKVEAGHPLASYAILEKTAAGWIWQFRTVAYDHMAMSARAAERGRADWASALAAGWVR, encoded by the coding sequence ATGCGTTTTGCTGCGATCGCCGACATTCATGGCAACCATCTGGCGCTTGAAGCCGTGCTGGCGGATATTCGCGCTGAAGGTATCGAGGAAATCGTCAATCTCGGCGATTTTTTTAGCGGGCCGCTCGAGGCCGGCCAGACGGCGGAGCTGTTGATGCCGCTCGGCCTGACCTCGGTTTGCGGCAATCATGACCGCTATCTGATCGAGCAGGATCCGGCGGTGATGCATGCTTCGGATGCCTCAGCCTATCGGCAACTGACGCCGGCTCATCGCGACTGGATCCGCAGCCTGCCATTCGACACCGTCTATCGCGGCGAGGCCTATCTCTGCCATGCGACCCCAAAGGACGACAATCTCTATTGGCTGGAAGCGGTCTCGCCTGAAGGGTTCGTCTTCCTGAAGCCGATCGAAGCGATCGAGGCGCTGGCGGAAGGCATCGACCTGCCGCTGATCCTCTGCGGCCACAGCCATCTTCCCCGCGCCGTCCGGCTCTCCGACGGCCGGCTGATCGTCAATCCCGGCAGCGTCGGCTGTCCCGCCTATGATGATGTGCTGCCTTATTACCACAAAGTCGAAGCCGGCCACCCGCTGGCGAGCTACGCTATTCTGGAAAAGACGGCGGCCGGATGGATATGGCAGTTCCGCACCGTCGCCTACGACCATATGGCGATGTCGGCACGGGCCGCCGAAAGGGGCCGCGCCGACTGGGCGAGTGCGCTGGCGGCGGGTTGGGTGAGATAG
- the guaD gene encoding guanine deaminase — protein sequence MTTTLLRGRLLSFHRAPLSLADSQSYLYEEDGGLLMTDGLIAAVGSYADVKAKAAEGTAEIDHRPHLIMPGFIDMHLHFPQMQVIASYAANLLEWLNTYTFPKECRFVETAHAERIATHFYDELIRHGTTTAAAYCSVHKTSADAFFAEAMKRNMRMVGGKVMMDRNAPQGLLDTPEMGYDETRQVISDWHGKGRNHVAITPRFAITSTPAQMEATSALAREFPDLHIQTHLSENHDEIKFTCELYPDAIDYTDIYARYGLLGPKSLFGHAIHLSEREADVMSETGAVAVHCPTSNLFLGSGLFPLKALARREKPVRIGVATDIGGGSSYSMLRTMDEAYKIQQLLGERLNPLESYYLMTRGNAEALSLADRIGTLEPGTEADLVVLDAAATPAMALKMEVVKTLPEELFLLQTMGDDRAIAETYVAGVALKAALR from the coding sequence ATGACGACGACACTCCTGCGCGGCCGCCTGCTTTCGTTCCATCGCGCGCCGCTGAGTCTGGCCGACAGCCAAAGCTATCTCTACGAGGAGGACGGCGGCCTGCTGATGACGGACGGGCTGATCGCTGCGGTCGGCTCCTATGCCGACGTCAAGGCAAAAGCAGCCGAGGGCACGGCCGAGATCGACCACCGCCCGCATCTGATCATGCCCGGCTTCATCGACATGCACCTGCATTTTCCACAGATGCAGGTGATCGCCTCCTACGCCGCCAACCTGCTCGAATGGTTGAACACCTATACCTTCCCTAAGGAATGCCGCTTCGTCGAAACCGCGCATGCTGAAAGGATCGCCACGCATTTTTACGACGAGCTGATCCGCCATGGCACGACGACGGCGGCCGCCTATTGCTCCGTGCACAAAACCTCGGCCGACGCCTTCTTCGCCGAGGCGATGAAGCGCAATATGCGCATGGTCGGGGGCAAGGTGATGATGGACCGCAATGCCCCGCAGGGCCTGCTCGACACGCCCGAAATGGGCTATGACGAAACCCGCCAGGTAATATCGGACTGGCACGGCAAGGGCCGCAACCACGTCGCCATCACCCCGCGCTTCGCCATCACCTCGACGCCGGCGCAGATGGAAGCAACCTCAGCCCTTGCCCGCGAATTTCCCGACCTGCACATCCAGACGCATCTTTCGGAAAACCACGACGAGATCAAATTCACCTGCGAACTCTATCCCGATGCGATCGACTATACCGACATCTATGCCCGCTACGGCCTGCTCGGGCCGAAAAGCCTCTTCGGCCACGCCATCCACCTGTCTGAGCGCGAAGCCGATGTCATGAGCGAGACGGGCGCCGTCGCCGTCCACTGCCCGACCTCGAACCTCTTCCTCGGCTCCGGCCTGTTCCCGCTGAAGGCTCTGGCACGGCGCGAAAAGCCGGTCCGCATCGGCGTCGCCACAGATATTGGCGGCGGCTCCAGCTATTCGATGCTAAGGACGATGGATGAGGCCTACAAGATCCAGCAATTGCTCGGCGAACGGCTGAACCCGCTGGAAAGTTATTACCTGATGACACGCGGCAATGCCGAAGCGCTGTCGCTGGCGGACAGGATCGGCACTCTGGAACCCGGCACCGAAGCCGATCTCGTCGTCCTCGACGCGGCGGCGACCCCGGCGATGGCGCTGAAGATGGAGGTGGTAAAGACACTGCCCGAGGAACTCTTCCTGCTGCAGACGATGGGCGACGACCGGGCGATTGCCGAGACCTATGTGGCAGGCGTCGCCCTGAAGGCAGCGCTTCGCTAA
- a CDS encoding CDP-alcohol phosphatidyltransferase family protein — protein MSVYQLKSRFQNILRPLVRSLAARGVTANQVTTVAAAVSVALGLLLSVAPLPHWFLLVPVWFLLRMGLNAIDGLLAREHGQKSILGAYLNEIGDVVSDVALYLPFALIDPNGLVPAMAVIFLSALTEFTGVLGQTVGASRRYDGPLGKSDRAVVFGALGIFVAVGGTFAAWTWWLWAVVALLLIWTIINRISAGIREAHTAAR, from the coding sequence ATGTCTGTCTATCAATTGAAGTCCCGATTTCAGAATATTCTTCGCCCTCTGGTGCGCTCCCTCGCTGCGCGAGGCGTCACCGCCAATCAGGTGACGACGGTTGCCGCCGCCGTCTCGGTTGCATTGGGCCTTCTTCTGAGCGTCGCCCCGCTTCCACATTGGTTCCTGCTGGTGCCTGTGTGGTTTCTCCTGCGCATGGGCCTCAATGCCATCGACGGCTTGCTCGCGCGCGAACATGGGCAGAAGAGCATTTTAGGCGCCTACCTGAACGAGATCGGCGATGTCGTGTCGGATGTCGCCCTGTATTTGCCGTTTGCGCTCATCGATCCGAACGGCTTGGTGCCGGCGATGGCCGTCATATTCCTCTCGGCGCTGACGGAATTTACCGGCGTTCTCGGTCAAACGGTCGGGGCAAGCCGGCGTTACGACGGGCCGCTGGGCAAGAGCGACCGCGCGGTGGTTTTTGGTGCGCTCGGCATCTTTGTCGCGGTTGGTGGTACGTTTGCAGCATGGACGTGGTGGCTTTGGGCGGTGGTGGCTCTCCTTCTCATATGGACCATCATCAACCGTATCAGCGCTGGTATTCGCGAGGCGCACACGGCCGCCCGATAG
- a CDS encoding IS5 family transposase (programmed frameshift) encodes MSRYDLTDFEWRVIEPLLPNKPRGVPRVDDRRVLNGIFWVLRSGAPWRDLPERYGPRTTCYNRFVRWRKAGVWDRMMDAITAAHDGDIQMIDSTSVRAHQQAATAKKGDRDHCLGRSRGGLTTKIHAVVDAQGLPIKLSLTAGQSHDGQAADKLLDHIGSGTIVLADKANDADRIRASLREKGAFANIPPKTNRRSKPYFNAWLYRERNLIERFFSKLKHFRRIATRYDKLAENCLAMVQLASMRLWFRAYESTA; translated from the exons ATGAGCCGATATGATTTGACCGACTTCGAGTGGCGCGTGATCGAGCCGCTGCTACCCAACAAGCCAAGGGGCGTTCCCCGTGTCGATGACCGACGTGTGCTGAACGGCATCTTCTGGGTGCTGCGATCAGGTGCGCCATGGCGCGATCTGCCGGAGCGCTATGGCCCGCGCACCACCTGCTACAACCGCTTCGTTCGATGGCGAAAAGCCGGTGTATGGGATCGGATGATGGACGCCATCACCGCAGCGCATGATGGCGACATCCAGATGATCGATAGCACTTCCGTTCGCGCCCACCAGCAGGCCGCGACGGCAAA AAAAGGGGATCGAGATCATTGTCTCGGTCGTTCCCGAGGCGGGCTCACGACCAAAATCCACGCGGTTGTCGACGCGCAAGGCCTTCCGATCAAACTGAGCCTAACCGCCGGGCAAAGCCATGATGGCCAAGCCGCGGACAAACTACTCGATCATATTGGTTCCGGAACAATCGTGCTCGCGGACAAGGCCAATGATGCTGATCGCATCCGGGCCTCTCTTCGCGAGAAGGGAGCTTTCGCGAATATCCCGCCGAAGACAAACAGACGCTCAAAACCGTACTTTAACGCTTGGCTCTACCGCGAGCGGAACCTCATCGAGCGCTTCTTCTCCAAGCTCAAGCACTTTCGCCGCATCGCCACCCGCTACGACAAGCTGGCCGAGAACTGCCTCGCGATGGTTCAACTCGCCTCAATGCGACTGTGGTTCCGTGCTTATGAGTCTACGGCCTAG
- a CDS encoding OB-fold-containig protein, whose product MGLFFAPECAPFAIAAAVLAGLTAIEMLATVMGFSITELLGKPDFHGHDGLAGYLSWLNLGGVPLLILLMLALGFFAISGFAVQAVASTFWAPLPSVIAVIPALLITFPMVRASSRTVARIVPHDETYAVDLDTLVGRTAEVSLGPLDQGLPGRVRVKDQHGNWHVLRARAAKDQQPLGIGTQVLLVDRNADVFIAIPALVDPTGSDNQSFTEQS is encoded by the coding sequence ATGGGACTGTTCTTCGCCCCCGAATGTGCTCCCTTTGCCATCGCCGCCGCCGTGCTTGCGGGTCTGACCGCGATCGAGATGCTCGCGACCGTCATGGGTTTTTCGATAACCGAACTTCTCGGAAAACCGGATTTTCATGGCCATGACGGACTTGCGGGCTATCTGTCCTGGCTCAATCTCGGCGGCGTTCCCCTGCTCATTCTGCTGATGCTGGCGCTTGGCTTCTTCGCCATTTCAGGCTTTGCCGTCCAGGCCGTCGCCAGCACCTTCTGGGCGCCGCTGCCCTCCGTCATCGCCGTCATTCCCGCCCTATTGATCACCTTCCCCATGGTCAGGGCGTCAAGCAGGACCGTGGCGCGGATCGTGCCGCACGACGAGACCTATGCGGTCGATCTCGACACCCTCGTCGGCCGGACCGCCGAAGTGTCGCTCGGCCCGCTCGATCAAGGCCTGCCGGGACGCGTCCGCGTCAAGGACCAGCATGGAAACTGGCATGTGCTGAGAGCCAGAGCCGCCAAGGATCAGCAGCCTCTCGGGATCGGCACGCAGGTTCTCCTCGTCGATCGCAATGCAGATGTGTTTATCGCCATTCCCGCCCTGGTGGACCCCACCGGATCGGACAATCAATCTTTCACGGAGCAGTCATGA
- a CDS encoding IS630 family transposase has translation MVGRRADLVVLSDADRSFLESQVRRLKAPRSLSDRCRMVLLCAQGLQSKDVAERLGVHEHTVGKWRRRFVQDGMEGLTDEYRAGRPRTVSDAQVAQVVERTLNTTPKDATHWSIRSMAADSGLSHTTIRRIWTAFGLQPHRAETFKLSSDPLFVDKVQDIVGLYMSPPDRAIVLCVDEKSQIQALDREQPVLPMAPGVAERRTHTYVRNGTTSLFAALDIATGAVIGHCYKRHRATEFLDFLKRIDAEMPNGPDVHLVMDNYATHKTPRIKAWLARRPHWHVHFTPTSASWINQVERWFAELTRKQLQRGVHRSTAELEADIDAFIESHNENPTPYKWVKSADQILASVKRFCQKTMNRTSDSGD, from the coding sequence ATGGTTGGCAGGCGGGCGGACCTCGTCGTTCTGAGCGACGCGGATAGAAGTTTTCTCGAATCTCAGGTTCGCCGGCTTAAAGCGCCACGCTCCTTATCGGATCGCTGCCGGATGGTCTTGCTGTGCGCGCAGGGTCTGCAAAGCAAGGACGTTGCCGAACGCCTGGGCGTTCATGAGCACACGGTTGGCAAATGGCGCCGCCGGTTCGTACAGGATGGTATGGAAGGGTTGACGGATGAATATCGTGCCGGCCGACCGCGAACTGTCTCCGACGCGCAGGTTGCCCAGGTCGTCGAACGTACCTTGAACACCACCCCCAAGGATGCCACGCACTGGTCCATCCGTTCGATGGCAGCCGATAGCGGACTGTCGCATACCACCATTCGTCGGATTTGGACCGCATTCGGCCTGCAGCCGCACCGTGCCGAGACATTCAAGCTTTCCTCTGATCCGCTCTTCGTCGACAAGGTGCAGGACATCGTCGGCCTCTATATGTCGCCCCCGGACCGGGCGATCGTGCTCTGCGTGGATGAGAAATCGCAAATCCAGGCACTGGATCGCGAGCAGCCTGTGCTGCCCATGGCGCCGGGTGTCGCCGAACGACGGACCCATACCTATGTCCGCAACGGCACGACATCGCTGTTCGCCGCGCTCGACATTGCCACTGGGGCAGTGATCGGCCATTGCTACAAGCGTCACCGGGCCACTGAGTTCCTCGACTTCCTGAAGCGGATTGATGCCGAAATGCCCAATGGACCAGACGTGCATCTGGTGATGGACAACTATGCGACCCACAAGACGCCAAGGATCAAGGCCTGGCTCGCGCGCCGCCCGCACTGGCATGTTCACTTCACGCCAACGTCGGCATCCTGGATCAATCAGGTCGAGCGCTGGTTCGCAGAGTTGACGCGAAAACAGTTGCAGCGCGGCGTACACCGATCCACCGCAGAGTTGGAAGCCGACATCGACGCCTTCATCGAAAGTCACAACGAAAACCCAACCCCATACAAGTGGGTCAAATCCGCCGACCAGATCCTCGCATCCGTCAAGCGATTCTGCCAAAAGACAATGAACCGAACTTCAGATTCAGGTGACTAG
- a CDS encoding PspA/IM30 family protein, translating to MANPGRTPHPSLLRYTLAPDASARQALDDTIAAYIRMIQILTNLVPDGAGANLVVLHDIAYETVREQTGLPARLVTLGLRDFAANRGATADPPHLPLDDKLFAIKGPSDLTIATVHGRVAVPFDVAGYSKGWESIFPAYLVASQDRYEIHIGVTPNSARMEENMTNEGILSRMGRLIAGIANAAVDKAEGVNKIAVIEQAIREIDAAAEDARTDLGKARAEEYRIQSRRDEIVDDLNALDAKIRLAVSSGRDDLAKVGVARQIDLESQIAAIDKALADAREQLDEGQKALQAVLATRREADARLADFKRSIAQHPEHAATGHNQPTPGAGAARAAAAVSRLTGVPAGEHTHSSELDELDRLHREQAIEARLARFKTDNR from the coding sequence ATGGCAAACCCAGGCAGAACACCGCATCCATCATTGCTGCGCTACACTCTGGCGCCAGATGCCAGTGCCCGGCAAGCGCTGGATGACACCATTGCCGCCTATATCAGGATGATCCAAATCCTGACCAATCTCGTCCCTGATGGAGCGGGCGCCAATCTCGTAGTGCTTCATGACATTGCCTATGAAACCGTCCGCGAGCAGACGGGCTTGCCGGCAAGGCTGGTCACGCTCGGCCTTCGCGATTTTGCCGCCAATCGCGGCGCCACCGCCGATCCGCCGCATCTGCCGCTCGACGACAAGCTTTTCGCCATCAAAGGCCCCTCGGACCTGACCATCGCCACGGTGCATGGTCGCGTTGCCGTGCCCTTCGATGTCGCTGGTTATTCAAAGGGATGGGAGAGTATTTTTCCGGCCTACCTCGTCGCGAGCCAGGATCGCTACGAGATTCACATCGGCGTCACGCCGAATTCCGCTCGGATGGAGGAAAATATGACGAACGAAGGCATTCTCTCACGCATGGGCCGTCTGATCGCCGGCATCGCCAATGCGGCGGTCGACAAGGCAGAAGGCGTCAATAAGATCGCCGTCATCGAACAGGCGATCCGCGAAATCGATGCAGCGGCGGAAGACGCCCGCACCGATCTCGGCAAGGCGCGCGCCGAGGAATACCGTATCCAGAGCCGCCGGGATGAAATCGTCGATGACCTGAACGCCCTCGACGCGAAGATCCGCCTCGCCGTCTCCTCCGGGCGCGATGACCTGGCAAAGGTCGGCGTTGCCCGCCAAATCGACCTCGAATCCCAGATCGCAGCTATCGACAAGGCGCTGGCCGATGCCAGGGAACAGCTGGACGAAGGCCAGAAAGCCCTGCAGGCCGTACTCGCCACGCGCCGCGAGGCCGACGCGCGTCTTGCCGATTTCAAGCGCAGCATCGCCCAGCATCCCGAACACGCCGCGACCGGCCACAACCAGCCCACACCGGGTGCAGGTGCTGCCCGCGCAGCCGCGGCAGTCTCGCGATTGACCGGCGTTCCCGCTGGCGAACATACCCATAGTTCCGAATTGGACGAGCTTGACCGGTTGCACCGCGAACAGGCGATCGAGGCACGCCTCGCACGCTTCAAGACGGATAACCGGTAA
- a CDS encoding alpha-hydroxy acid oxidase gives MATPLTIADLKKLAQRRVPKMFFDYADSGAWTESTYQANESDFSGIKLRQRVMVDMTDRTLETTMIGQKVSMPVALAPTGLTGMQHADGEMLAARAAEEFGVPFTLSTMSICSIEDVASVTTRPFWFQLYVMRDKDFVLGLINRAKAAKCSALVLTADLQILGQRHKDLRNGLSAPPRFTPKHVWQMATRPFWCLDMLKTRRRTFGNIIGHAKNVSNITSLAEWTHEQFDPRLSWADVAWIKEQWGGPLIIKGVLDPEDAKAAADTGADAIVVSNHGGRQLDGAPSSISMLPAIVDAVGDRIEIHLDGGIRSGQDVLKAVALGARGTYIGRPFLYGLGAMGKEGVSLALAIIRKEMDITMALCGKRDINDVNASIISGQGSSREIGTG, from the coding sequence ATGGCCACTCCGCTCACCATCGCCGATCTGAAAAAGCTCGCACAGCGGCGTGTACCGAAGATGTTTTTCGATTATGCGGATTCGGGCGCCTGGACGGAATCCACATATCAGGCGAACGAGAGTGATTTCAGCGGGATCAAGCTGCGCCAGCGGGTGATGGTCGACATGACCGACCGCACGCTGGAAACGACAATGATCGGCCAGAAAGTGTCGATGCCGGTGGCACTCGCCCCAACCGGCCTGACCGGCATGCAGCATGCCGATGGCGAGATGCTGGCGGCGCGCGCCGCCGAGGAGTTCGGCGTTCCCTTCACGCTTTCGACCATGAGCATCTGCTCGATCGAGGATGTCGCTTCGGTGACGACGCGCCCCTTCTGGTTCCAGCTCTACGTGATGAGGGACAAGGATTTCGTCCTTGGCCTCATCAACCGCGCCAAGGCCGCCAAGTGCTCGGCATTGGTGCTGACGGCCGATCTGCAGATCCTCGGCCAGCGTCACAAGGACCTGCGCAACGGCCTGTCGGCGCCGCCAAGATTCACCCCGAAACATGTCTGGCAGATGGCGACCCGGCCCTTCTGGTGCCTGGATATGCTCAAGACCAGGCGCCGCACCTTCGGCAATATCATCGGCCATGCGAAAAATGTCTCCAACATCACCTCGCTTGCCGAATGGACACACGAGCAGTTCGACCCCCGGCTCTCCTGGGCCGATGTCGCCTGGATCAAGGAGCAATGGGGCGGCCCGCTGATCATCAAGGGCGTGCTCGATCCGGAGGATGCGAAGGCCGCCGCCGATACCGGCGCCGATGCGATCGTCGTCTCCAATCACGGCGGCCGCCAGCTGGACGGTGCCCCCTCCTCCATCAGCATGCTCCCCGCGATCGTCGATGCCGTCGGCGACCGCATCGAGATCCACCTCGACGGCGGCATCCGCTCCGGGCAGGACGTCTTGAAGGCCGTGGCGCTCGGCGCCAGGGGCACCTATATCGGCCGCCCCTTCCTCTATGGCCTCGGCGCCATGGGCAAGGAGGGCGTATCGCTGGCGCTCGCCATCATCCGCAAGGAGATGGACATCACCATGGCGCTCTGCGGCAAGCGCGACATCAACGATGTGAACGCGTCGATCATATCGGGGCAAGGCTCAAGCCGAGAAATCGGCACCGGCTGA